The genomic DNA CTGCAATCAAGCATTTTTCGTCAGCTTCGCCCATTTTCATAGGTTCAGCTTCAATCTGTTTTGTTCCAATGTACTTTTTCATTTTTCAAATTCTTCTTTTAATCGTTTCTCCGCATGAAGAGCGGCACCACTTAAAACATCATACCCTTTAGATTCTACGAATGATGCGTATTCCGCTTCGTTTTTCAGTGTCAAACCGTCTTTATCGACATCGTAATCATTGGACGTTCTCAAAGTGAGTGTATGGTCTTGATAATCCCCATGTTCCTCTGCGTACTTCACAGCTTCATCGCCTACATCAATCATCTTCTTTTCGACCTCCCATTCTCCTTCATCGAAAAAGGAGTCGACATCTGAGAAATCGAAATCTACATCCATAATTCCGAGTAGTTAAAGTAGTTTGTACTCTTTACCGTGTAGACTTCGCCTTGACCTCTTACGCCATCACCATCCATGCAACGTACTTCATCGCCAGCCTTGACAGTAATTCTTTTCTCACATACTACATGATAATTCGGACGATACACAGAGCCGTTATCAGATGAAAACTCTTTGGTAGTGTTATCATCACAACGGCATTTGCCTACCTCCTGCCAGCATTCACCACCTGTACCGGGAATGGGTCTTCCGAACTCATCCTTAGCCATCGGGGTGATAACTTTAACCTGCAATATGTGTGGAGCGAATATCATAAGAAAGTCACTTTAGGTTTGTTACCCAGTTCGTCTTTCAAACCGTACTGTTTACACAGCCATGAGTACAATTTCATTAGACTATCAACATAATTAGACCAAGACACAGAAAATCCGCTTTCGCTGACCGAAGATGGATTTTGTATCATCCACGGAATTTGCTTTGCACAAGCGACCTCTAATCTTGCCCGATTTTCCTCGGCAAAAGGTTCTTCACCATCCAATCCCGTTCTTGAAAGTATATTTTCAACTACAAGATTAGACGGGGTGTTCTTATCAAATACGCTTAGTACAAACTCCTTGTTACTCATGGCTGCTATCATTCAATATGGTGTAATCAGTTTACTATATGCGGTATAGCTATAATGCGTACAATGTTTAGATTTATAGATGTATCTGAACGGACATTTGGGAACATTAATTCGTATCCCTTGAATAGCCGCTTCCTCTTTCATCGAACACATCATAGCCGGGTTATTTGCAACCAAGAAGACGGGAGGTGTCATGGTCAGTACAACACAATCAGCCGGAACCGTTTCCAAAGTGATAAACTGAATATCCGGCAGACCAACATCAACCGATGGATTCACGTATTCACACTTAGGAGATTCCACACTTGCTGCCTGCACGCTCAACGAAACCAAAGACATCATTAAAAAGCCACACATGGCAAAAATAAAATTCTTCATTTCTTTTCTGATTTATAAAATTAGACAATGGAAGGGTAGAAGCACTACCCTATCCTTTTACTCGATACCTAATGCTTCTTTCAGTTTGGCTGTTGATTCTTCATCCAGTTCTGCAACCTTAGCCAAAAGAGTTTCCTCTTTCATATTGCCGGAA from Parabacteroides merdae ATCC 43184 includes the following:
- a CDS encoding DUF6706 family protein, with the translated sequence MSNKEFVLSVFDKNTPSNLVVENILSRTGLDGEEPFAEENRARLEVACAKQIPWMIQNPSSVSESGFSVSWSNYVDSLMKLYSWLCKQYGLKDELGNKPKVTFL